Genomic DNA from Alosa alosa isolate M-15738 ecotype Scorff River chromosome 6, AALO_Geno_1.1, whole genome shotgun sequence:
CAACAGCAGATTCTCTAAGTCCAGTATGTGATACAGTTCATGTGTCCAGCCTACAGAGGGCGCTGTATGTCcaccagtgagagagagactggacaGTGGCACAGAATTGAGGGCTTTAGTGTTTGATCTCTAAGATGGAGGGGTTGTGGTCCAGGATGGCCAGAATGATCTTGTCCATGTATTGTCTGAGGCGATAGTTAATCTCCTCTTGTTCTTTCAGGGCGTCCacaagctagagagagagagatagagagagagagaaagatagagagagaaagcaatagTTACTGTACTTGCAAAGCAACTCATTATTTACATCCTAAACATCCTTTACAACTAAACAAAAATAGACCCTACACTGTACACTGTATTTTGTTGGAACACACCATGAAACAACGTTTTCACATTACAACTTTgttgataacatttcaaatagatgCCAGTTAGCGCGTTAGCAGGGTTTTTGCTCAGCTGGAAAAAACatgctactgtatgtgcatCATGTTCATGTATCCTCCATTGCTTATACATCTTGGTGATTAGGCTACATGGAAACCACTATAAAGGATGTGAATCCAAGGCAATGTACAATATCAAACCTCCACCAGGAAAGTTTCAATGTATTAGCAATTAGCTACCAGCCTCTTTctgtacagcacacacagcttACTTCAATAGAACATTCCTCCATCTCATCTACTTTCTAAGCCCCctcatatgtatgtatgtgtacatgtgtatgtgtatgtttgtgtgtgtgtgtgtgtgtgtgtgtgtgtgtgtgtgtgtgtgtgtgtgtgtgtgtgtgtgtgtgtatgtatgtgagtgtgtttcctCACCTCATCCCGGGATGCATTGTCTATTTCGGCGGCCAGAGACTGGGCCTTGGTGGTGCAGCTGAACAGGTTCTTGGCCTCGTACAGACTCAGGCTAAGGATCTGGGCGTTCAGGTCATCATTCTGGTCCCGGAGCTTATGGTTCTCCTGCACAGAACCACATTCCCATCAGAAAGGGCTAGagtttcacacatacacagaccacACTTCACTGCCAACCCTTTCGATGGTGACACAATTTCAACACATGCTAGCAGCTAACTGTGTTCATTTACTTCAGAACTCTTTCATGAATTGCCTGGGAGCTTCCATTTCTCATACACGTGTGCCTTTCGGGCAATCCCATCAAAAAGGGTTAGAGTTTTACATGTGTGAAAAACAAAACCTCACTCCCAAGCCCTCCGATGATGCACTGGCGACTGAGCCAAAAGCTAGTTACATAAGTGATGGGATATGGGAAAACCCATCACATGgtgaaatcaaaaatccttgattTCTGCTCTGTTTCAACCCACATCCCATCAAATATGGTTTCAGCCCCATTTTAACATTGGAAAAAGTCAAGACTTGCCCCGAAGTCTTGAAGGCTATTATGCTGAAACACGTAGGTATGTTTTCACTGAATTGCCATGTGAGATTAAAGGCTTTTGAAACATATAACCTTGGTGAGTgcctcagatttttttttaaaaaagatcaaGATTGTTTAACTGAGGAGCACCAGAGGCACACCCAGCCTTACACCCTATCAGTACTCCTCACAAACTATGGCTGAACATGTTAAATTAAGTAACGGGTTAACCGGTTCCGGTTCcaggtccgaagcgctaaccagtaggccacggctgcccttaaaTTATGTTGTGAAAGTCCTCTTTGAGTGTGATAAAAAAGAGACAGGTGTGACCAGTGTACCTGTTTGAGGCGCTTGACCTCATGCTCCATTTCAATCTCCCGGGTCTTGGCGTTGTACTCTGATAGGCCGGCTGCTGAGCCCCGCCCACGTCCACGCTCCGACTCCAGCTTAAACAGCTGCAGGTGCTCCAGCTCCCGACGCAAGTCCTCtatcaactacacacacacacacacacacacacatacacacacatcaacacatgtAGAGAAAATTGGGAGCTTGCATTTCTTAAGTTAAGTAAAAATCACTATTATTTtatcactatgtgtgtgtgtgtgtgtgtgtgtgtctacacagATGGCTAACTGACCTCCTGCATGGATTCCCTCTCCTTCTGAAACTCATGTCTGTTCTGCCACAGCTTGTCCATCATTTTGCGATACAGGTCCATCTCATCTTTCAGGCGCAAGCTGGTGTCTTCCAGTTTGTCTGTCATACGCTGCTTCTCCTGcaagcgtgcgcacacacacacacacacacacacacacacacacacacacacacacacacacacacacagataaaatgGCTACCCTTTTTGACATTTACACACAACCATTAATGTAAAGGCTTGGATTGTGGTTATTACAACTAGGGAAGCTAACGTttttctgtgttctctctctttctctctcccacacacacgcgcacacacacacacgcacacacacacacacacagtccttctACAAAGCCTCCCAAAGCTCTTACGATCTGAATGTGGGGCTCATGCATCCACCAAACACACCAATGACATGGAGAAAGAGGGTGACAGGGGGAAAGACATTGAGGGACAGATGTGAGAAAGACATGAAGATGAAAGGATAAAGAAGGGAGGAAGGACAGAATTtggaatgaaagagagatggggaacaGCCTATGTGTTAACACTTAGAGTTAGAATACAGGTAAGTTGGATGGCACTAAGTAAGAACAGAATTGaatgcgaatgtgtgtgtgtgtgtgtgtgtgtgtgtgtgtgtgtgtgtgtgtgtgtgtgtgtgtgtgtgtgtatatacgcaCCTGATCCAGTTTCTCTGATTGGGATTTCAGTCTGCAGACATTCAGTTTCATTTCTCCATTCTCGTCTTCTAATTGTAGCACTCTGTgggtcacacagacacacacacacacacacacacattaatatttaCTTAATGTTAAGTTTTGCAACAGGTTTGAGcaagtgcgagtgtgtgtgtatgtgtatgtgtgtgtgtgtgagtctaccTGTTGCTGAGCAGTTCTATCTCATGGCTCTTGTCTCTGTCCATCTTGCTGTAGGCCTCCCTGTGTCTCTTCAGCTCCTCCTCCAGGATCTGATCTGACCGAGTCTCCTGGTCTTTAATCTGCTCCTCCAGCTCATggacccttcacacacacacacacacacacacacacacacacacacacacacacacacacacacagagagagaaagagagagagagagagagagagagagagagacacacacacacacacaaataccacaccaacaccagcagTTTAAATCTCCAGATCTGATATATTATGCAGCATTCTGACCAaaatgtgttaatcaattaaaacCATCATACAACCAAAAACCTTTAATTgcattaaaagcaaatataatTTAATCTTACTAATCTTCAGGCGATTAACATTAaatcatatgtgtatgtgtgtgtgtgtgtgtgtgtgtgtgtgtgtttcctaacCTGTGCACCAGCTGTGTATTCTCGTGCTTGAGTTTGGACTTGAGGTCCCCGTTGGCCAGCGTGTCGTTCTCCAGCTCCGTTACCTTCTTCTCCAGGTAGCTCACCTGAGGGGAGAGTTACAGCAGTCAAATCACATCTCTATCTGTGCCGCCTCGTGTGCCACCACAGGATCACATCCGTCTCTCACCACATCAGCGGCATGAGAACTAGGGCTCCGTGGAATGGATATCCTTCACTCTCCTTGCTAAAGAAATGTCTGAAACCATTTCAGACTTGTAATGTTTCAACATGGTTTAACGGAGGAGACTAACAAATGATTTGTCCTGCAGGGTTACACTGGTCTATGTTGCTTCATATCATAGTTATAAGAGATTCCTGAGGTTTTTCAAATGTCCTTGCAATTGTAATGTTTAAACTTTAAGAGAAAATAAGTTAAATTAAGGCCATTGTCTCCAGCTGGTGGTTATTAATACTGCAGGGCATTTTCTGGTCATGTGCAAAAGACATGGCGGCAGTAGCTGTATGTTCCAGTATATGTTCAGTGTATCTAGGTGGTAAGTTCAGTGAGGAGGAGGCCCAGGGAGTGCCATACCTTCTCTGTGATGTCCACGTCACAGGAGTCGATGCTGTCTCTGAACAGGTCCTCTGTGCTGCCGTGGCTGCTGCTGAAGTTACTGTGGTGGAAGAGTTGCCTGTGGGCACAGAGGAAAAGGAGGGTGAAGAAGAGGACATggagcaaaaaagagagagagagagagagggggagagagagagagacaagccaAGCAAACAGCAAAGGGGAGAGGGCTATGTTTAAACGGGCTAGTATTTATGGCAACCTTTTTCAAGAGGCTGATCTTTAAAGTTCATGCCACCTCTATCTATACTAGAGAGATTGCACAAAAATTCTTTCCCCATCTCATTCACTGTAAACATCTGAATCTAACACAACCAATGTTGTCCATTTCCACCCTTCGTCTCCTGGGCTGCCAGCTGTAGGTTCTGAGCATTGTACTCAGCCCCCATTGTGTACAGCAGTGATTTGGTGTTTTGTAGCTCATCCTGAGTGAAGGTCAGAATCACTCTCAGCTCCACCACTGTGATAACGTGCTGATCTACGGTATCTCTGAGTCGAGCAAGCTCAGTAGCAACGTCCAACAGGTCTGAAGTCAAGATGATATGCAGTTTGGAGGCTCAAGGAACAGACAGTGTGCAACCATCGGTCAGACAGCTGTACTGCAAGTGGTGAAAGAATGTAATGACACGGACAACTAGGTTTAGATCATGTTTTGATTAAGGGCAGTGATCTTTATGCATCAATAATTCAAACTGGAAAAATTGCTGTTGGGAAATACTCTAAAGTATCCATGAATGAACttaccagaacacacacacacacacacacacactgtgaaaccACTTTCGAAATAAACTGTGGTCAAGCTTTCACTGCTTCTGCtgatatgtgtgaatgtgataaAGCAGTCAGAGATGTGGCCACAGTGAGGTGATGCAGCGTTGGTGCCCATGTATTTGGGCAAGTACATGGGCAGTTATTAAGAGCGAATTGTACTATGCAAATGTTGATTCACATGCTAACAGTTCAGTTGGTAGGCAACAGCAACAAGCAGTAAAAAAGAGGTACTTTGAGATAGCAGGGGTCAGGCAGTTATGAGTGAGTAAAATTAAGGTGATGTCTTAGATGCTTCAAGTGGGTTTAAAAAGATTACAGGTTTCATATATCAAGTTTTAATCCTTACAAAACAGGTGTCCCAACTTGGTGGTCCGATTTGTGGTCCAACTTAAGGTTATGGTTAtagtatttagcagacgcttttgtccaaagcgacatacaaataacaacaatacaaagttaaatCTAATAAATATGAAACAAATCCTCCACAAGAGGCTGCTACAAtgagtatgtttatgtttgggCTTCTATCTCAGCCAGTGCAGCTGGGTCAGCAGAAAACCTTGTTTCCTTTGATAATATCGGGCAAATCAAGTAAGCCAACAACCGCCAATTTGTAATATTCTATAACGGCAATTTCTTATAAAATCCACTATAGGTTGTGACTGTTGCAATGCTACTtgtgccgcttgcggctatatttttatctatagatttttcttttctcaagACTTATCtatacatttttgttttctcATGACTTTGCTGTCTTCTAAAGTATCTGTACCTTTCCTATCGAAACTACTCATATACATAGACATATCAGGCTTTGAATAATGAATAACATATGTAAATATGTTTCTTTTTCCCCaggtacaaggatacaaggatacaaggatacaaggatacaaggaagtttattgtcacataagGTAAGAGAACATGCTGATCCCAGCTGATCATCCAAATCCTATCAGACTTTTCAATACTGTCTAAGATCTCTGCATCCTCCTCTGCAGTTTGTCTTGATTAGGCCAGAGACCATTTGAATTCAGCTGTTTTGTACCTTCAAAGTGCACTGTTATGCAGTCTGACGTAACCATCAAGGCAACATCCACCGCTGGGACACCATCCCCATAGTAAACAACCCGAGCCTACGCAAGCTCATTAATTAGAGACATTAATTAGCCTTAATGAAGTGCCCAGTATGCCTCTGCCCCATAAAAAAATTTGTCATCGTCCTGACTGCAAGCTCAAGTGAGGCAGGTGAAATGTTTGGACTGTGGGGCCAATTAAGCTGATGAATCAATAAAAGGCTAACGCTAACAGGTACACAAACATTAGTAATCAGCCGCCCCCACTCCCCACGACAGGTTTACCCAGGGAAGGTGCTTGTGGGTGCTCATGGGTGGGGGGTGAACTTACCGTCCAAACGCCGTGCTGGATATCTTTCTGTTGGGGCtgaaagaaaagagacagaaaaaaaaatgagactGATGCAAAAACGACAAAAATCAGAGGATCAGAGGATCAGAGGCAGAAAGTTCAATTTCCATCAGATTTCCTGTTTCTCCCGGTGCAGCTATAAACCAACCCAAAGGGGAGTCAGGGTTTCTCTCGGACAGTAATGCGTACTGGGGTCTGAGAGGtaaaatgtcagatatgcctGACTCCCACTCCTGCTGCTTAGGCCAATGGATCCATGCTGAATTAAAACTGACAACCTGCACTGTAGGTGAAAACAAACAGGACATGACACCCTGTGTGAttctgaccgtgtgtgtgtgtgtgtgtgtttttatgtgcgagtttatgtgtatgtatgtgtgcatgtgtgtgtgtgtatacgtgagtaatagtgactgtgtgtgtgtgtgtgtgtgcgcacgcgtgtgtACGTGAGTAAtagtgacatgtgtgtgtgttcatgtgtatgtgaattATAGTgactgcg
This window encodes:
- the rab11fip4a gene encoding rab11 family-interacting protein 4A isoform X2, whose translation is MSAANGGLAVLAPCGRGDGSTLTAIARHGEQGLGAPIIMCTRPYPECQLYPQEDGLGGRDSHESDMDSAADSGAGSESSDGGRHDDKDEGLGGLFLPGNNSGQLIPSASASVISTEEQFEDYGEGEDVDFTPSSPCLDDETRTNGFSDLGSSLPSSAGQTPQKIRHLYNSELLDVYCSQCCKKVNLLNDLEARLKNLKANSPNRKISSTAFGRQLFHHSNFSSSHGSTEDLFRDSIDSCDVDITEKVSYLEKKVTELENDTLANGDLKSKLKHENTQLVHRVHELEEQIKDQETRSDQILEEELKRHREAYSKMDRDKSHEIELLSNRVLQLEDENGEMKLNVCRLKSQSEKLDQEKQRMTDKLEDTSLRLKDEMDLYRKMMDKLWQNRHEFQKERESMQELIEDLRRELEHLQLFKLESERGRGRGSAAGLSEYNAKTREIEMEHEVKRLKQENHKLRDQNDDLNAQILSLSLYEAKNLFSCTTKAQSLAAEIDNASRDELVDALKEQEEINYRLRQYMDKIILAILDHNPSILEIKH
- the rab11fip4a gene encoding rab11 family-interacting protein 4A isoform X1, which produces MDGNVFPDQEQLLGFLKKLKEVFDVCDEDADGYIRIEHLVDLGLQFGQGDEVKKFAKYLDPNAHGRINFKDFCHGVFAIKGCEEILKTALGTPHVNSHTYETDNGYYYQHGEQGLGAPIIMCTRPYPECQLYPQEDGLGGRDSHESDMDSAADSGAGSESSDGGRHDDKDEGLGGLFLPGNNSGQLIPSASASVISTEEQFEDYGEGEDVDFTPSSPCLDDETRTNGFSDLGSSLPSSAGQTPQKIRHLYNSELLDVYCSQCCKKVNLLNDLEARLKNLKANSPNRKISSTAFGRQLFHHSNFSSSHGSTEDLFRDSIDSCDVDITEKVSYLEKKVTELENDTLANGDLKSKLKHENTQLVHRVHELEEQIKDQETRSDQILEEELKRHREAYSKMDRDKSHEIELLSNRVLQLEDENGEMKLNVCRLKSQSEKLDQEKQRMTDKLEDTSLRLKDEMDLYRKMMDKLWQNRHEFQKERESMQELIEDLRRELEHLQLFKLESERGRGRGSAAGLSEYNAKTREIEMEHEVKRLKQENHKLRDQNDDLNAQILSLSLYEAKNLFSCTTKAQSLAAEIDNASRDELVDALKEQEEINYRLRQYMDKIILAILDHNPSILEIKH